The following proteins are encoded in a genomic region of Pelodictyon phaeoclathratiforme BU-1:
- the infC gene encoding translation initiation factor IF-3, producing MKKQKVTTQKPKLTYRVNEQIRVPEVRIIFPDGTQEVMKTIDAKRVAEERNQDLIEVQPNAEPPVCKFDNLGRLLYKMDKRDKDLKKKQKTTTLKELRFHPNTDKHDFDFKSAHLEEFLRKGNRVRATIVFLGRSIIYKDKGLELAERLTERLSIVSTRDGDPKFEGKKLFVYFEPDKKKIDAYERIKAKTNQPSAAPLAPLAPEDLTEE from the coding sequence ATGAAGAAACAAAAGGTTACGACTCAAAAGCCGAAACTCACCTATCGGGTCAATGAGCAGATCCGTGTTCCGGAAGTCCGCATTATTTTTCCGGACGGAACACAGGAGGTGATGAAAACCATTGACGCCAAGCGGGTAGCCGAAGAGCGCAATCAAGACCTGATCGAAGTACAGCCGAACGCCGAACCTCCGGTTTGCAAATTCGACAACCTCGGCAGGTTACTCTATAAAATGGACAAGAGGGACAAGGATCTGAAGAAAAAGCAGAAGACCACCACCCTCAAGGAGCTGCGGTTTCACCCGAACACCGACAAGCATGACTTCGACTTCAAGAGCGCACACCTTGAAGAGTTTCTGCGCAAAGGCAACCGGGTCAGGGCCACCATCGTCTTTCTTGGACGCTCCATTATCTACAAAGACAAGGGACTTGAACTGGCAGAACGCCTGACCGAGCGGCTCAGCATTGTCAGCACCCGTGACGGCGACCCGAAATTCGAAGGAAAGAAACTCTTCGTCTATTTCGAGCCCGACAAGAAGAAAATAGATGCCTACGAACGCATCAAGGCAAAAACAAATCAGCCGTCTGCAGCCCCACTGGCTCCATTGGCGCCTGAGGATCTGACAGAAGAGTAA